Genomic window (Thermanaeromonas sp. C210):
TTAGCCATATTGCCCGGCGTTATGACTTGATGAACACCCTTTTAAGCTTTAACCTGGATAAATACTGGCGACAAGTGGCCGTAGGAAAAGCGGCTTTAAAACCGGGGGATAGGGTCCTGGACGTTTGCTGCGGGACGGGCATGTTGAGTCTAGCCCTGGCGCGGGCGGTATTTCCCCGGGGCAAAGTGGTGGGGTTGGATTTTTGTCCAGCAATGCTCGAAGTGGCCAGGGGCAATCTGGCCCGCAGCCCCTATGGAAATCTGGTGGAACTGGTAGAGGGCAATGCCGTATCCCTTCCCTTTGCCAGCGATACCTTCGACGGTGCCACCATCGCCTTTGCCCTAAGAAATGTTCCCGATATAGAAAAAACCCTACTGGAAATGAAGCGGGTAGTACGCCCTGGAGGACGGGTGGTGTCCCTGGAGCTGGCCAAACCCTCGTGGCCCCTGTTTAAGCAGCTTTATTATTTTTACTTCAACCGTGTAGTTCCTATCCTGGGCCGTTTGGGGGTGGGACTTAAGGATCCGTACAGCTATTTACCTCGATCCTTACAGGGCTTTCCCCACCAGCGCGAAATACTTGCCCTCTTCAATCGCATAGGGCTGGAAGAAGCTCAATGCATTGAGCTCACCGGCGGAATAGTGGCCGTCCATGTCGGCATTAAGGGAGAGGAATGAACCTTCTTGGCCTATAAGGACCTGCGGGAATATCTGGATACCCTCACCAAGAAAGGATTGCTGCACCGGGTAACTGTAGAGGTGGATCCGGTGCTGGAAATAGCAGCCATAAGCGACCGGGTAGTGAAGGCCGGCGGTCCGGCCCTCTTTTTCGAAAGGGTAAAGGGCCATGCCATGCCGGTGGTTACCAATCTTTTCGGCAGTGAAGAGCTGGTCAAGACTGCTTTGGAGATTGAAAGTTTGGATGAGCCCGCGGCGCGGCTGGCGGAGCTCTTAAGAATACCTGAGGATACCAACTGGTTGTCACGCCTGCAGTATTTACCCAAATTGATGGAGGTATCGCGGTTTCTGCCCCGGCGGGTTAAGAGCGCTCCCTGTCAGGAAGTGGTAGTGGACCCACCATCCCTGGCGGAGCTTCCTGTCCTCAAGCTTTGGCCCCATGATGGGGGCCGGTTCATCACTTTGCCCCTTGTGTTCACCCGGGACCCGCAAACCGGGAGGCGCAACCTGGGCATGTACCGGATGCAGGTCTTCGATGATCGAACTACCGGCATGCACTGGCACCTCCATAAGGATGCCGCCGAACATTTCTCCCGGGCGGGGGAGAGGCTGGAAGTAGCGGTGGCCCTGGGAGGTGATCCCGCCCTCATTTATGCCGCCACGGCGCCAGTTCCGCCCGGGATAGACGAGGTAATCCTGGCGGGTTTCTTGAGGCGCGAGCCAGTCGAAATGGTCCCGGCTCTGACGGTAAACCTGGAGGTGCCCGCTCATGCGGAAATAATTCTGGAGGGTTACGTCGACCTCGGAGAAAGGCGGCTAGAGGGGCCCTTTGGCGACCATACCGGCTACTATTCTCCCGCCGACTATTACCCCGTTTTTCACCTCACCTGCATGACCCGCCGGAGGGACGCCCTTTATCCGGCTACGGTAGTAGGCCGGCCTCCTATGGAAGATGCTTTCTTGGGTAAAGTGACGGAAAGGCTTTTCCTGCCTCTGATCCGCCTTATCCTTCCGGAGGTCAGGGATATCAACTTTCCCGTAGAAGGTGTTTTCCACAATTGTGCCATTGTTTCCATTGCCAAACGTTATCCCGGCCAGGGGCGAAAAGTGATACACGCCCTATGGGGCATGGGCCAGATGATGTTTACTAAGTTTTTGATAGTGGTGGATGCCGATGTTAACGTCCACGACCTGGACGAAGTGCGCTGGAAGGTTTTGGGCAATGTGGACCCGCGGCGTGACACGGTTATTGTAGAGGGTCCCCTTGATGTCCTGGATCACGCCTCCCCCCAGCCGGGGTATGGCGGAAAGATGGGTATCGACGCCACGCGCAAACTTCCCGAAGAAGGGCATCCTCGCCCCTGGCCTCTCGAGGCGCGCTCCGACCGTCAAACCCGGGAATTGGTCGTAAGGAGGTGGGAGGAGTATGGGCTTTCCCGGGGTCTTCTATCGGAAACTGAATATCTTTTTGGAGATGATTAAGTTCGAGCATACCATATTTGCCCTGCCCTTTGCCTACCTCGGGGCTTTTCTGGCCGCCGAAGGACTGCCAACGGGACACCAGCTCTTCTGGATTACCATGGCCATGATCGGTGCCCGAACCGCAGCCATGTCTTTAAACCGCCTCATAGACCGGCACATCGACGCTTTAAATCCCCGCACCGCCGATCGGGCCCTGCCTCGCGGCATCCTTTCCGTC
Coding sequences:
- the ubiE gene encoding bifunctional demethylmenaquinone methyltransferase/2-methoxy-6-polyprenyl-1,4-benzoquinol methylase UbiE, which translates into the protein MATEKEVYVRDLFSHIARRYDLMNTLLSFNLDKYWRQVAVGKAALKPGDRVLDVCCGTGMLSLALARAVFPRGKVVGLDFCPAMLEVARGNLARSPYGNLVELVEGNAVSLPFASDTFDGATIAFALRNVPDIEKTLLEMKRVVRPGGRVVSLELAKPSWPLFKQLYYFYFNRVVPILGRLGVGLKDPYSYLPRSLQGFPHQREILALFNRIGLEEAQCIELTGGIVAVHVGIKGEE
- a CDS encoding menaquinone biosynthesis decarboxylase: MAYKDLREYLDTLTKKGLLHRVTVEVDPVLEIAAISDRVVKAGGPALFFERVKGHAMPVVTNLFGSEELVKTALEIESLDEPAARLAELLRIPEDTNWLSRLQYLPKLMEVSRFLPRRVKSAPCQEVVVDPPSLAELPVLKLWPHDGGRFITLPLVFTRDPQTGRRNLGMYRMQVFDDRTTGMHWHLHKDAAEHFSRAGERLEVAVALGGDPALIYAATAPVPPGIDEVILAGFLRREPVEMVPALTVNLEVPAHAEIILEGYVDLGERRLEGPFGDHTGYYSPADYYPVFHLTCMTRRRDALYPATVVGRPPMEDAFLGKVTERLFLPLIRLILPEVRDINFPVEGVFHNCAIVSIAKRYPGQGRKVIHALWGMGQMMFTKFLIVVDADVNVHDLDEVRWKVLGNVDPRRDTVIVEGPLDVLDHASPQPGYGGKMGIDATRKLPEEGHPRPWPLEARSDRQTRELVVRRWEEYGLSRGLLSETEYLFGDD